Proteins co-encoded in one Melitaea cinxia chromosome 13, ilMelCinx1.1, whole genome shotgun sequence genomic window:
- the LOC123659212 gene encoding uncharacterized protein LOC123659212 — translation MNDLLQSQIHESCKLALPEGLKDLMSDISREVLRAQPQNLNQFIANYLESLLEVREALAIACRICNETCECSCESGLRRELMAVGLDEEDLDKAKSIFIMHISYDTVNEPSIFIKLMEKVNIDEFYIPSIQEAIQRAFKRQNLQNIKSNYLQNDHYVEAKTAVQHTMQIYKSKPEGDPCVSEIENIIEQVIDDESENESIFSLINESLTTSDDSIDEDL, via the exons aTGAACGATTTGCTTCAATCTCAAATTCACGAGAGTTGCAAATTAGCATTACCTGAAGGCCTTAAGGATTTGATGAGTGATATTTCTAGAGAG GTTTTACGAGCTCAACCGCAGAACCTGAACCAATTTATTGCAAATTATCTCGAATCTCTGCTAGAAGTTAGAGAAGCATTGGCGATCGCGTGTCGCATTTGTAATGAAACGTGTGAATGTTCTTGTGAGTCAGGGCTGAGAAGGGAATTAATGGCTGTAGGGCTGGATGAAGAAGATCTAGACAAAGCT AAGTCAATATTTATAATGCACATTTCATATGATACAGTGAATGAACCAagtatctttataaaattgatgGAGAAAGTCAATATTGACGAATTTTATATACCATCAATTCAAGAAGCTATCCAGAGGGCTTTTAAGCGACAGAATCTACAAAATATCAAAAGTAAC tacTTACAAAATGATCACTATGTTGAAGCAAAAACAGCGGTTCAACATACTATGCAAATATATAAAAGCAAACCTGAG GGTGATCCCTGTGTTTCGGAAATTGAAAATATCATAGAACAAGTTATTGATGATGAATCAGAAAATGAATCAatcttttctttaattaatgAATCTTTAACAACCAGTGATGATAGTATCGATGAAGACTtgtaa